The proteins below come from a single Papaver somniferum cultivar HN1 chromosome 11, ASM357369v1, whole genome shotgun sequence genomic window:
- the LOC113324565 gene encoding small RNA degrading nuclease 1-like, with amino-acid sequence MLKKKLAAAKKDVLVAMVNMAQQRGLKGSKGTWRDFLNLRDQKFAESSLSDPRKRSDQVLVSFLETFTKPSHIKLLERVLQDHFNRKAISKLNKNSAARDLKSSKLVRLTSRHPEYESSYSFSSYDEDWVMTSMGNMSKSNKMLAVDCQMVESQDEPNTDLLKVCVVDENLEVKLDKLVHTNKPVEDLQGDTCSLSDVQKSMKELLSLGAILIGHRLHRHLDALKLAHARVIDTSLIFKGANGKRPSFRRLCKDDLGWNKGARHDCLNNARAAMKLVLGFDDQVLIKDDSVENDLSNQLLLHGMTVRVFEEELRAIFMEDSAVVLKLHGKKKSKKNRKKNYSASAIFKDQHEAQDAFQSIQGVEGVDINGLPQKSISFRLKNGDTAHLYVRKMVRDDDSPPAVLDSSSRKRQIEEIEPSSEEESNYKLQKKNSTNLCQDELGHDDIGEKGAENDCPDNALAAMEDDRHD; translated from the coding sequence atgttgaagaagaagttagcCGCTGCGAAGAAGGATGTTCTTGTTGCCATGGTGAATATGGCACAGCAACGTGGATTAAAAGGTTCTAAAGGAACTTGGCGTGATTTTTTGAATCTTCGCGACCAAAAGTTTGCAGAAAGTAGTCTCAGTGATCCCAGAAAGAGATCTGATCAAGTCTTGGTTTCTTTTCTTGAAACATTTACTAAACCGTCACACATCAAGCTGTTGGAGAGAGTATTGCAAGACCACTTCAATCGTAAAGCAATATCTAAGTTGAACAAGAACAGTGCTGCTAGAGATCTCAAATCCTCGAAGCTGGTTCGTTTAACATCCAGACACCCAGAATATGAATCGAGCTATTCCTTCTCTTCTTATGATGAAGATTGGGTGATGACGAGCATGGGTAACATGTCTAAATCTAATAAAATGCTTGCTGTTGATTGTCAGATGGTTGAGTCTCAGGATGAACCCAATACAGATTTACTGAAAGTTTGTGTTGTAGATGAAAATTTAGAGGTTAAACTGGATAAGCTCGTGCACACGAACAAACCTGTTGAGGACTTGCAAGGAGATACCTGTTCGTTATCGGATGTGCAGAAATCGATGAAAGAGCTCTTGTCTCTTGGTGCTATTTTGATTGGTCACAGACTGCATCGTCATCTAGATGCACTGAAATTGGCTCATGCAAGGGTTATTGATACGTCGCTTATCTTCAAAGGTGCGAATGGCAAGAGGCCTTCGTTCAGGCGTCTGTGCAAGGATGATCTCGGTTGGAATAAGGGTGCTCGACATGACTGTCTGAATAATGCCCGTGCTGCAATGAAACTGGTCCTCGGATTTGATGATCAAGTACTCATAAAGGACGACTCTGTTGAAAATGATTTATCGAACCAACTTTTGCTTCACGGAATGACAGTTCGTGTATTTGAAGAAGAATTACGTGCAATATTTATGGAGGACTCTGCTGTTGTTCTCAAGTTGCATggaaaaaagaaaagcaaaaagaacagaaaaaaaaattattctgctAGCGCCATTTTCAAAGATCAACATGAGGCGCAGGACGCATTTCAAAGTATTCAAGGTGTGGAAGGAGTGGATATCAatggtctcccacagaaaagtatcTCATTTCGACTCAAGAATGGGGATACAGCCCATCTCTATGTTCGTAAGATGGTTAGAGATGATGATAGTCCTCCTGCAGTACTCGACTCTTCATCCAGAAAGAGACAGATCGAAGAAATAGAACCCAGCAGTGAGGAGGAGTCCAATTATAAGCTACAGAAGAAGAATTCAACGAATCTGTGCCAGGATGAGCTCGGACATGACGACATAGGGGAGAAGGGTGCTGAAAATGATTGCCCGGATAATGCACTTGCTGCAATGGAAGATGATCGACATGATTGA
- the LOC113323857 gene encoding probable ubiquitin-like-specific protease 2A isoform X1, giving the protein MGKEKNEEITYIDVDSQSSDCCSVEAPKTTNRPTSSGLIEKFDKSPPLCINYTIPRRKQSKMRRRKIYSTISPRRQPSKKIIEKKIPTCKQDQNSKTFPRRQPSKRIINSKISVRKENQLGTNKFQSYFEDILWSSFSPERKNCFAYMDCIWFSLYRKGLPKEKVLAWVKNRHIFSKKYVFVPLVCWGHWSLLILCHFGESLESTTTKPCMLLLDSLEIADPRRFEPDIRKFVFDIFEVEGKPDHKKAIGKIPLLVPKVPQQRNKDDCGFFVLYYMELFMRSAPDNFIIDKGYPYFMDENWFSAESVQKFCAQVNFFCK; this is encoded by the exons ATGGGAAAGGAGAAGAACGAAGAAATAACCTACATCGATGTTGATTCTCAAAGCTCGG ATTGTTGTTCCGTGGAGGCTCCAAAGACTACAAACAGGCCAACATCCTCGGGATTAATAGAGAAGTTTGACAAATCACCACCCCTATGTATAAATTATACTATACCTCGACGGAAGCAATCAAAGATGCGACGCAGGAAAATTTATTCAACTATCTCTCCTCGACGTCAGCCGTCAAAAAAGATAATTGAGAAGAAGATTCCAACCTGCAAGCAAGATCAAAATTCAAAAACCTTTCCTCGACGTCAGCCATCAAAGAGGATAATTAACAGCAAGATTTCAGTCCGCAAGGAAAATCAGCTTGGCACGAACAAGTTTCAGTCCTACTTCGA GGATATTTTATGGAGCTCCTTTTCGCCAGAAAGAAAGAACTGTTTCGCATACATGGATTGCATTTGGTTTTCCTTGTATAGGAAAGGGTTGCCCAAGGAAAAGGTGTTGGCCTGGGTTAAGAACAgacatattttttcaaaaaaatatgtTTTTGTTCCCCTTGTATGCTG GGGTCACTGGAGTCTTCTGATCTTATGCCACTTTGGAGAAAGTTTGGAGTCCACAACTACAAAACCATGCATGCTGCTACTGGATTCCCTTGAAATAGCAGATCCAAGGAGGTTCGAACCTGATATAAGAAA GTTTGTATTCGACATTTTTGAAGTGGAAGGCAAACCGGATCACAAAAAGGCaattggaaaaattcctttgttaGTGCCAAAG GTGCCACAACAAAGGAATAAAGATGATTGTGGATTTTTTGTTCTCTACTACATGGAATTGTTCATGAGATCTGCTCCAGACAATTTTATCATCGACAAGGgctatccttacttt ATGGATGAAAATTGGTTTAGTGCTGAAAGCGTGCAAAAGTTCTGTGCACAAGTCAATTTCTTCTGTAAGTGA
- the LOC113323857 gene encoding probable ubiquitin-like-specific protease 2A isoform X2, with product MGKEKNEEITYIDVDSQSSDCCSVEAPKTTNRPTSSGLIEKFDKSPPLCINYTIPRRKQSKMRRRKIYSTISPRRQPSKKIIEKKIPTCKQDQNSKTFPRRQPSKRIINSKISVRKENQLGTNKFQSYFEDILWSSFSPERKNCFAYMDCIWFSLYRKGLPKEKVLAWVKNRHIFSKKYVFVPLVCWGHWSLLILCHFGESLESTTTKPCMLLLDSLEIADPRRFEPDIRKFVFDIFEVEGKPDHKKAIGKIPLLVPKVPQQRNKDDCGFFVLYYMELFMRSAPDNFIIDKGYPYFVNG from the exons ATGGGAAAGGAGAAGAACGAAGAAATAACCTACATCGATGTTGATTCTCAAAGCTCGG ATTGTTGTTCCGTGGAGGCTCCAAAGACTACAAACAGGCCAACATCCTCGGGATTAATAGAGAAGTTTGACAAATCACCACCCCTATGTATAAATTATACTATACCTCGACGGAAGCAATCAAAGATGCGACGCAGGAAAATTTATTCAACTATCTCTCCTCGACGTCAGCCGTCAAAAAAGATAATTGAGAAGAAGATTCCAACCTGCAAGCAAGATCAAAATTCAAAAACCTTTCCTCGACGTCAGCCATCAAAGAGGATAATTAACAGCAAGATTTCAGTCCGCAAGGAAAATCAGCTTGGCACGAACAAGTTTCAGTCCTACTTCGA GGATATTTTATGGAGCTCCTTTTCGCCAGAAAGAAAGAACTGTTTCGCATACATGGATTGCATTTGGTTTTCCTTGTATAGGAAAGGGTTGCCCAAGGAAAAGGTGTTGGCCTGGGTTAAGAACAgacatattttttcaaaaaaatatgtTTTTGTTCCCCTTGTATGCTG GGGTCACTGGAGTCTTCTGATCTTATGCCACTTTGGAGAAAGTTTGGAGTCCACAACTACAAAACCATGCATGCTGCTACTGGATTCCCTTGAAATAGCAGATCCAAGGAGGTTCGAACCTGATATAAGAAA GTTTGTATTCGACATTTTTGAAGTGGAAGGCAAACCGGATCACAAAAAGGCaattggaaaaattcctttgttaGTGCCAAAG GTGCCACAACAAAGGAATAAAGATGATTGTGGATTTTTTGTTCTCTACTACATGGAATTGTTCATGAGATCTGCTCCAGACAATTTTATCATCGACAAGGgctatccttactttgtaa ATGGATGA